In a single window of the Helicobacter felis ATCC 49179 genome:
- a CDS encoding ABC transporter permease, which produces MLLHGAKISFFILKRVVGVFLLLGVFSFVIFVMLDFSSGSVVSGVYGDSIQAANPLIKERMLDNLGLNRPLLVRYVEWLWRAVHGDLGVSLASGERVVDILKDRLPYTLILGLTSFVLSFILAILLGSLSAFFKDSLWDRAIMFATLGFFSIPSFWLGLMAIMIFSVLLGLFPSSGVYELGVEPSLGDLIHHMVLPVAVLTLSHLAIYTRLVRSVVLDTLKEPFITSYRSWGVSEGNIIKLVLRYSLLPIVSYFGSNAAGILGGTYVVESVFSIGGLGSTTISALLSKDYPLALSIILLSTFVVVIFNLFVEVVAKILNPRWRV; this is translated from the coding sequence ATGTTGCTACATGGAGCAAAGATTAGTTTCTTTATTCTTAAAAGGGTAGTTGGGGTATTTTTACTCCTAGGGGTTTTTAGTTTTGTAATCTTTGTCATGCTGGATTTTTCTAGCGGGAGTGTGGTCTCTGGGGTCTATGGAGATAGCATTCAGGCGGCTAATCCTCTTATTAAAGAGCGTATGCTAGATAATCTAGGCTTGAATCGCCCCCTCTTGGTGCGTTATGTGGAGTGGTTATGGCGGGCTGTGCATGGGGATTTAGGCGTGAGCTTGGCTAGTGGGGAGAGGGTTGTTGACATTCTTAAAGATCGCCTGCCCTACACTCTCATTTTAGGGTTGACAAGTTTTGTTTTGAGCTTTATTTTAGCGATTTTATTAGGGAGCTTGAGCGCGTTTTTTAAGGATTCTCTGTGGGATAGGGCAATCATGTTTGCCACTTTGGGGTTTTTTAGCATCCCTAGTTTTTGGCTAGGCTTGATGGCTATTATGATCTTTAGCGTGCTCTTGGGCTTGTTCCCTAGCTCAGGAGTCTATGAGTTAGGAGTTGAGCCGAGTTTGGGCGATTTAATACACCACATGGTGCTCCCTGTAGCCGTGCTCACTCTCTCGCACCTAGCCATTTACACCCGTTTAGTGCGTTCAGTGGTGCTAGACACCCTCAAAGAGCCCTTTATTACCAGCTATCGCTCATGGGGGGTGAGTGAGGGCAATATCATTAAATTAGTCTTGCGCTATTCTCTACTGCCCATTGTGAGCTATTTTGGGAGCAATGCAGCCGGGATTTTAGGGGGCACTTATGTAGTAGAAAGCGTGTTTTCTATCGGAGGGCTGGGTAGCACCACCATTAGTGCCCTATTGAGCAAAGATTACCCACTAGCTCTAAGTATCATTTTGCTAAGCACTTTTGTAGTCGTGATTTTTAATCTCTTTGTGGAAGTGGTGGCAAAAATCTTAAATCCAAGATGGCGCGTTTGA